In Malus sylvestris chromosome 2, drMalSylv7.2, whole genome shotgun sequence, the genomic stretch aaggagAATTAAAAGACGAAAAGTAAACATGGGTGTGCGTAAGAAGAAACTAGATGTATGAAATCATATTATTACGTGTACATATTAGATGtcttaattttgtaattttgtacttCTAAAATTTTCGATGTATTTTTCAAGGCAAAGGGCCGAATAATTCACGTCCATATTTTGTTTCATAAGAATATATTTACATCAAGGGGGTGGATACTTTAGAGAAGCAATACAATATGCCGGTCATAATAAAATGGTATGGAAATCATCTTCCACTAGAGGCAAATTTAAGACCttttacttacaaataaaaataaataccaCTAAACTGGTGGTGCTAAGTGACAATATTCGCCCATATTTTTAAAGTATTATACATCTACGAGACTCGTTTGGTACGTCGGGCATTATTGATTGTTTCAGTCAGACATACTAATTTGTACATCTGATGGTAATGACTAATTAATTGGCATACAGACTATATTATCAAACATTTGGTGCTATCTCAGATGAAGAGGTCGGactatttaaatttttaattacttgTTGAGCGGCATAAAATAGGTAGGAGCAGATTAGTTTCTTCGATTCTTATTCAATTAGATAGCACCAACACTTGATTCGTACTAAATAGTATATCCGGCGGTTTGGTAAGCTAAACCCTATAATACTAACTATCCATCTTAAGcacgagagattttttagtgtgcggAGAACACTGCACATCAAGTCaagtataataataaaatgcGTAAATCTTAGTTTACTACTGTCAAAtttcgtgattttcaacatttgatatatgaagtttttttcgtcccagagtcatacctaaaatgttaattttgggacagtctcatacatccgttagtctgtCTGTTAAGTCTCTtattaactgatgacgtgacaCCCATGTGAACAATGACTggacatcacgtgtcattaaaggGTCCAAGtggaaatttaaaattcaaaaaaaataaacccaccCGTCTTCTACCTCCCCCCAACCCTCCATTCTCTCATCTGCAACCCGtaccctcccttctctcctctgcaacCCCCACCCatcctccctcctttctctcctctacAACACGCACCACCTTCCCTTATCTCCTCTGATCCATAGCCTGCCTCAGCTCCCTCAGCCACCACCGTAACCACCGCAGCGACATCAACAGCAAAACCACCATTAGCAGGATAAACTGCCTAGTTGCAGCCAAAGCGCCAACAACAACAAGACGAAGGGGTTGTTCAAGTCCAAGCCCATAACCCCCGCCGACATAGTTTGGTAGACCCGAGATCTCCTTGTCTATGCTCAGTGCGCTCCCGATTCTCGTGAAAGCAAACGCGAGGAAAAAGTACATATTTTCCTTCCATTGTTGATTCTGTCAATCAAAATCAATTCAATTCGATCCAATTGAAATTTTGATCAGATTCTTCCTTGCTTCTATATTCTATTATCTTAAAACATTGGGAAAATTGGGATCAATGGTGTTTTCGATGAGCAAACTTGTTAGTAGACCCCTTCTTAACCTAtacatttttataaatatttaccTAGCATGCATGGCCTATTTCatgatttgaatatgattatattATGCCTTCATAGATTTCTATATTTatgatttaagaaaaattaagaattatTTAAATTACTTTTACGAAGGTTATTACTTATCGAACTACATTCCATTAAAGGTGATGAATTATGGATTTACATATATGAATTTTTTGGCTTTCGGTTATGATTTATATTATGGATTCATGAGATGACACTTTGAGTTTGGTGAGCTCTGGTTTTGATATGAGATTTTGAGACATGTTTTTAGTACTTATCTAGTGGGTTACCATACGGCACATCCGCACACCACGGGTATAgatgtctatggccataggatACAGATGATGGAGAAGTGAGATATGATATATTATATACCCCTACCTTCACTAGCCACGGTTAGTGTCGGTGTGGATGTTATGCTATTTGATTCAGCTTTACCTACGGGTGATGGACATGTTATTCAACTTCACCTTTGGGTGATGGACAGGttatacagcttcaccttcgggtgatggacatgTACTGCCTTCGTGCGACTATGATACCTCTAGTTGAGTACTTCACATATATGATTTACAGATGTTTATAAATGTTTTTcacggcatgctagggttttcataaaacctactatatagtattatatatgttttcaaaacagggggttagtatgttctaAAATAAACTAGTTTTTGTATTACTAGTATTATTgttataaactttggtccactcaccttttctGTTTTCGCACCCCCTCAGGAGTTAGATTCGAAGCACACGATCCTGGCGTCAGGACATTCCCACTTAGGCATCTTTAAGCCTCTTCTGTGTGAATCTCATTCCTTGGTTCGTACCTTTCTATAGTAGTTCTTTCACATTATTCTTACttagttgtatgctttgaacacgATTTTGCTTTGGTTTAATCTGTTTTAATTACCTATTTTAGTCATATGCGTATttaaaatggcttcgtcaccctcgggtgtcgccCAGCACGTGCTTACCCTGATATTTGTGGATATCGGGGTTGGGGCGTGTCAcaggtggttttttttttttttaaatttttaatttctatgtggacccttaatgacacgtggcgcctagTTATTGTTCACATGGgcaccacatcatcagttaatgaGAAACTTAACAGCCAGACTAacgaatgtatgagactgttccaaaattaacactttaggtatgactatgggacgaaaaaaacttcatgtaccaaatgttgaaaaccacgaaacttgagggtagtaaactgagatttaccctaATAAAATTGGTTGGaatcttaaaaataaaatttcaaccaATTATATTATGACAGTGAATCCATCAACATTGTTCCGAATTTTCATCTTTTGAGAAATCCTTGTAAAACCTTTGCTACATTAATCAGTTTCTTTGATTTCTTATTACATTCTTTCAGATGGGCTGAAAGGACGAAGAGAAGAAGTGGGTGCGAAGTTGAGTTGTTGGCATGCTACAGAGTACAGATGAATGATTTCAGTTCAGCAGAAAACTCAAGTATTCGTACAAAGTATTCGAAAATGATCCATCTTCAACCTATGTTGTTTGACGAAACCAATACTTGCGAAGTTTTCGTACTTTGATGCTCGAAGTTTTTTCGTTTGAAGTGGAAATGACAATGCTTACTAGCAGGAAGCCTTTCTGGTCGTTATTTTCTTCCCATTTCTTTCATGGTGTATAAAATTTGTGCTCTCTTTGGTGTGGACCGTGGTGCCTCTGCGGGTGGAAGCACAACGTCTCTAACCACATGGTAATGCAAGGTACATTGGCAATAAGGTGGAGAGGCCAAAGATACTATAAATTGCAATACAAGGCATTATATTCCCCTCACTTGTGGCTATACTTAGCCAAGCACGTGGAAGAGAATGGGATTAAATATTTATCTTGACATAAAGTTTAATATACTCTCGATATGGAGAAATTCTTGTGTATGATCGTTCGTGTCACGTTACTTGACCGCTTGCATTAGGCATTTACTCATTTTGATGGGACCAAATGCAAAGATCTCTCTTACGTGAGTTTTGGACGAACGTATGACATGACAGCATGTACTCATGCCGAAAAACTCCTCAATATTGAACAAGGGTAAGTTGTTATTCAATATACCTTAATATATCTTTTAGTTATTCAATTTGAAAACTACAAGAAACGAGATTGTGCAGAAAGAGAAACTTAATCATTTACTTATCTCTCTTACACATCTTTGTTATGCTCTTGTAGTACGTTTCTAATTCATTTCGCCTAAATTTTTGTCGtctatttcatttttattttgcttAACTctctttaaatttaaaattttctaaaGCCTTCCAAGGTAAAGTTTTTATTGAGGCTCAGTTATTTGCATCTCATCCTCCATTTTTATACATATTCATTCAATCATATCAATAAATATCATACTTttgctaaaataaaataaaaactcctAAGCCAAATGTACCCAAGTTTACCATTTAattaatccaacggctaaaactTGATAGGGTggggatttcaatttttttgtttttttcttttgggaaatGAATTTCAAATTGGTTTTTGGGTCCGATAACGGCAAATCAAAAATTGGTCCAATGCGGTTCTTCCCTTTTCCCCCAAAAACTAAAACCCTCGACCTTTTGAAGCATGAAATTTAAATCTCTGCTTTGGGCTGTAATTTCTTTGCCTTGATTTGTAACTACGAAGAATGAATCAAGAGTTCCTTTTCTGCAGAAATTTTCCTATCGCCATGGATAGCAGTACTGAGGTGGAGATTTGCCGTCTGCTGAAGTAAGAAAACTTATCCAAGCTCCTATGGTTTGTCTATATCCCTTCGAAATTCTAGGTTTTAATTTCTCCAACTGAAATTGTTCATCGTCAACCTTCAACATGATGCAACTCTACAATTTGAAGACCCTCCGATTGGTTGGTTCAGTATTTTCTTGTGCATTTGCATCCAAACCTAAAAGATTTGTTCTTGCTGATCCAAAACCCTCAAAACTTTGTCTTCCAAATCAGTTGCTTTGCAGACCCTTCACCTCAGAAATCTCAGAAACCCACCAGGATTTCGAAGTCAATTACCTCATAAACACATGTGGGTTGTCCCCAGAAGGTGCAATTTCAGTATCCAAAAGGGTGAAGCTGGAATCTCCAAAAAAGGCAGATTCTGTTTTGGCCCTTTTCAGAAACCATGGACTATCTCAAACCCAGATATCAAAGGTCCTTAGGTCACGTCCGCAGATTCTTTCCGCCAATCTGGAGAAAATCCTTTTGCCAAAGCTTGAGTTTTTCAGTTCTCTCGGGGTTTCGAGGGTGGACCTTGCAAAAACTCTGGCTTATAATCCACATCTTCTGGCAATCAGTTTGGCAAACAGGATTATGCCCACTTATGATTTCCTTAGGAGTATCCTTTCAGAGAAAAATGTCGTTGCTCTTTTCAAGCGCTACTCAAGGATTTTCAAGGAAACTCGATTCAAGAATGTGATACCAAATATTGAGCTTTTGAGAGAATCAGGTATGAGGCCACGAGGTATCTCCTTAGTGCTAACATATTGCACTCCCGTTTTGATGGTGCGTCCTGAACAACTTGGTCAACTTGTGGCTGAGGTTAAGGAAATGGGATTCAATCTGGAAAAAACGACTTCAGTGAATGCACTGCGTGCACTGTGTGGTAAGAATAAGTTGGTATGGAATAGATGTCGTGAAGCTTTGAAAAGGTGGGGTTGGTCTGATGACGATATTCTCTCCGCGTTCAAGAAGAATCCGCAGTGTATGATTGTGTCTGAGCAGAAGCTAATGCAAGCAATGGATCTTTTAGCGAACAAGATGGGATGGTCCTCAAAAATGATTGCCAAATACCCGGTGGTACTCAGTTTGAGTTTGGAgaggagacttatcccgaggtgTTCGGTAGTTAAAGTTTTGTTGTCGAAAGGTTTGATGAATGACAACTTGAATTTGGGTTCGGTGCTGAAACCTACGGATAAGCAGTTCTTGGAGATGTTTGTGAAGAGATATCTTGGCGAAGTACCTCGATTGTTGAGTGTGTATCAAGGAAAGGTGGATATCCAGGATGCATGATCTTAGTACGTTGAATTTGTCCTTCAAGTAAGGTTTAATTTGTATTCAACGTCTTACTAAAATTTTGTAGGAAGCAAATTCATGGCCTCGCTGTTTTGAGTTAGATCAATAAATGCTTTCTTCGTAGTGTTGTCAATCTCTTTCTGTTTGTTGTCCCTGATTTTGGTTAGCCTCGAAAGTTGATTGTGTCGATGTGCAGATGTCTTGCTTTTATCAGGGTGCAATGTTGTCTGTTTTGGGTGAGGAGTGGAGAAACTGATTTTTGTCCATTTTCCAAATTATATGATAGAATGGCTGTCACTCCTTTATCCCCTGCTCCGTTACTAATAGGAACTCCTGACAATGTGTACGGCTGCTTTGTAATCATTTTCTCCTGTTATTCTTAATGGCGACGCGATATCTGCAATGCTTGTAGAACTGGGATCTGCAGAGTTCAGGTGGCAAAAAACCCAGTTCTGGTGGGGATGTAATGGATGGTGTTTTTGGAACTTTAATCTTTGGGTGAATCTATTTACAAGGCCCACGGAGTTTTTCTGATCTCAGGGAATTTGGAAAGAGATTGACTGCCTACTAACAAGAAGTCccagttttccttaaaaaatacCCCTTTTTACCTAAAGCTATCAACACGGAGAGCGTTACAGCCGGAAAAGGGACTGCCGGGTATTTGCGCACGTCTGGAGTCTGGACCGTGTGCCTTCTGTATTTGTACATAATTTTAGCTTACCGAAGGTAGTTGGTTTCTGCAGTGTCTGTTTGAACCAATTATCCAAGCAATTAGTATGCCAACAAGCAAGCAACCAAGGTAAACGCTTAAGGAGGGATGCAGTGTAACAGTGTTTAGTAATTTTTATGTAATGatgttgaaaatgtttttactaATTAGTTTTGCAGAGAAATATTGACTTGCATTTGTACCTTTTTCCCTAACAATCATGGCGGTGAATGGTGATGAGGGTTTGATCTGGGGGTGAAGGTGGTGACTCCATTTCTATACAAGCGATTGTCGAcagtaaattaatttaaaccaCGGGAATGAGTATTTGAACTTGAATGCAGAGGAGGGAGCAGACTATTCTAGCCAACTTGACTAAGCTAAAACTTACATATATTGTTGGTtattagattgaataaattaagaGAGAATCAAAAGACAAAAAGTAAACTTGGGTGTGCGTAAGTGACAATATACACCCATATTTTTAACGGACTATACCAGTCTACGAGTCTCGTTTGATACGTTAGGCAATACTGACTATTTCAATTGAACATACCAATTTGTACATTTGATAGTAATGACTAATTAATTGACGTACTAACTATATTATCAAACGTTTGGTGATATCTCATATTAAGAGGTCGgactataattaaatttttaattacttgTCGAGCAGTATAAGATCATATTAGTTTATCCGATTCTTATTTAATCAAACGGCACCAAACACCAAATTCATACTAAATAGTATATCCGTGTCTAATACGGTTTGTCAAACGAGACACTATAACACTATCTATCTTAAGCACGAGAGATTTTATAATGTGCGGTGAACAACGAGACGTCGTTAGGTATAGATAGACAGCCGTAAAGGAATTGAAAGCGCCAGAAAAACCCTACACCTAGAACCCGCAAGGGTTTTGGTCCCTTTGGTTCTGCCACCAGAAGCCAGAAATTGGTTCATCATCAACATCTAACATGGTACTGTTCTCCAATTTCAAGCATCTCAGGTTGGTTTCGTCACTATTTTCTTATACATTTGCATCCAAACCCAAAAGATTTGTCTCTTTCGATCCCAACCCCTCAAACTTTTCTCTTCCAAATCAGTTGCTTTACAGACCCTTCGCATCAAAAATCTCAGAAACCCAACACCATTTCACAGTCAATTACCTCATAAACTCATGTGGGTTGTCCCCAGAAGGTGCAGTTTCAGCATCCAAGATGTTCAAGTTGCGATCTTCAGAAAATGCAGACTCTGTTTTGGCACTTTTGAGAAACCATGGACTCTCTGAGACCCAAATCTCAAAGGTTTTCAGGTCAGCCCCAAAAATTCTTCAACTCGATCCTCAGAAAATCCTTCTGCCCAAGATTGAGTTTTTCAGCTCTCTGGGAATTTCAAGGGAGGATCTTGCAAAAGCTGTGGCTCGTAAACCAAACCTCTTGGTAATGAGCTTGCAAAACCGGATTATGCCCACTTATGATTTTCTCAGGAGTATGCTGCTTTCTGAGAAAAATGTTGTTACAGTGATCAAGCGCTCCTCGTGGATTTTTGTCGAAGGCCACCGCAAGCATTTGGTGCGAAATGTCGGGCTTTTGAGGGAACTAGGTATGCCCCAAACATGTATTGCTTTCTTGCTAACTCACTGCAGTTCTGTTTTGATGCTAAATCCTGAAAAACTTGGTAAACTTGTGGGGGAAGTTAAGGAAATGGGAATCAATGTGGAAAATACAACCTTCGCAAGTGCACTAGATACATTGTGTGGTAACAATAAGTTGGTGTGGAATAGAAGTCGCGAAGCTTATAAGAAATGGGGTTGGTCTGAGGATGATGTTCTTTCTGCTTTTAAGCGGTGCCCAACTTGTATGATTATGTCGGAGCAGAAGCTAATGCAATCGATGGATTTTTTAGTGAACAAGATGGGATGGTCGTCAGGAATGATTGCCAAGTACCCTGTGGTCATGAACTTGAGTTTGGAgaggagacttatcccgaggtgTTCGGTTGTTAAAGTTTTGTTGTTGAAAGGTTTGATAAATGAGAACTTCAATTTGGGTTCAGTGGTGATACCTGCGGAGAAACAGTTCTTGGAGACGTTTGTGAACAGATATCTTGGCAAAGTACCTCAATTGTTGAGCGTGTATCAAGGGAAGGTCGATATCCAGGATGCTTGATCATGATATGTCGAATTTTTCCTTAAAGTAAGGTTTAGTTTGTATCCAACATCTTACTAAAATTATGCTAGAAGTAAATTCATTTTGGCCTAGCTTTTGGGTAGGTTTATAGATGCTTTCTTCGTAGTATCGTCAATCTTTCTGTTTGTTGTCCCTCACTTTGGTTAACATTGGAAACTTGAAAGTTGATTTCATGGAATGCACGGATTTCTGGCTTCCATCAGAGTTTGATATAGTCTATTCATAAATCCCCTGGAGATTTTCTAATCTCGAGAGCAAGAGAGGTCATGGGTCAATTTTacttaaattgttgttcaatgtCTTAAGCCATGAGAAAATAATAAGTCCGTGAAAACAATTTTGCTGATGTTATTGCAGGCACTTAATTATTGGTGATTTTTTTCTGGAATATGTGGAGGAGAATAGACATCCAGCGCCACATTTGTTAGTGTGATTCTTCAAATCACCAAACCGACACTCACTTTCAGGACTGCCCTAGTCCTTGCCTACATTTCACACCAAATGGACAGTACGGTGTCGAAGTTGTTATGGAAGATCAAGGTCCCTCCAAAGGTTACCAATTATATGTGGAAGGCCCTCTCAAGTGCTCTTCCATACAAACCCAACCCTGATAATGTTACTTATTGGATGCTTGGTTTTTTAAGCTGATGAAGGATTTCAACCCTACAACAGCTATGAAGATGCACTATCAAGTCGACTTGGAGTGATTTGCTGGGAGATATGGAAAGAGAGGAACCATGCGGTATTCAATGATTGTCTATTTGTCTCACTAATACGGTGGGAGTGCTGGGGAAATGCCATAGTTCCCTAAGTGAAATCCTTATGCACAAATTTGCGGAGCCTTTTGTGCACGCAGAGACTGACCCTGTCTTGGTTCGTTGGTCAGCCCCTCACGAGTCCTTTAATTAAAATCAATGCTTAAAGTGCTTGGGATAAATCTTCTCTTCAGGATTGTCATCATTATGCACAATTGTACGGGATCTATTCTGGTGGAGAAGTGGCTCTTTCTCGTTCCTCTGCCGAGGTAAAGGCGGAAGCTTTACAGGGAGGGTCTAAAGTTGGCTTTGGATTCAAACTTAAGCCATGTCAATGGAGAAAGTGATTCCAAGACGATTATTGATTTCCTCAACGATGTGTAGTTTATGGAGGATCATCATAGCAGAAATTAGGCAACTGTGCCTACATTTTTGAGTGTTCGCTGGAATAGGAAAGCCCTCAAAGCTGCCGCAGTGGCGTATATGAGGGTGTGTCAACGTCGGGCTTCGCAGCTTCCCCCTCTCTTGTGCTGGCTGGTAGTTTCTTTTAGGTAACCCCCTGTTGCATGTATGCTATGCCGTCCATTTGTTAAATTTGTTATATAATTTGTTGCTTGTGTGTAATAGTAATTTAAACTTTGTAGTCGTTCAAAAGACACATATGCATGTATATAGTAgaataataaaattttgttaGGTCTTGAATGAAATTCGATAATGAACTGTTCTAATTTGAATTCTTCGTTGCTTATTCGATATGATTCGACTCCGCCGCCCGCTATTTGAGGTTGTATCAGTATCTTGCAAGTATGATTATGAATTTGACTCTCACACCGGCCTAAGTTGAACTTGGCGTATAATCTTACGCAGATAGGCCGCCGTGCATCACCAGTCGAGCCATCCATGACCGGAATTCTCTTTCCCGGAattctttttcttgttcttcGAGCATACCTCCACACGCACAATTACAGTTTTGACTCACATTCCGACGACTTTAGGACT encodes the following:
- the LOC126587508 gene encoding transcription termination factor MTERF15, mitochondrial-like isoform X5 — encoded protein: MIQLHNLKTLRLVNSLFSCAFASKPKRFVLADPKPSKLCLPNQLLCRPITSEISETHQDFKVNYLINTCGLSPEGAISVSKRVKLESPKKADSVLALFRNHGLSQTQISKVLRSRPQILSANLEKILLPKLEFFSSLGVSRVDLAKTLAYNPHLLAISLANRIMPTYDFLRSILSEKNVVALFKRYSRIFKETRFKNVIPNIELLRESGMRPRGISLVLTYCTPVLMVRPEQLGQLVAEVKEMGFNLEKTTSVNALRALCGKNKLVWNRCREALKRWGWSDDDILSAFKKNPQCMIVSEQKLMQAMDLLANKMGWSSKMIAKYPVVLSLSLERRLIPRCSVVKVLLSKGLMNDNLNLGSVLKPTDKQFLEMFVKRYLGEVPRLLSVYQGKVDIQDA
- the LOC126587500 gene encoding transcription termination factor MTERF15, mitochondrial-like, which codes for MVLFSNFKHLRLVSSLFSYTFASKPKRFVSFDPNPSNFSLPNQLLYRPFASKISETQHHFTVNYLINSCGLSPEGAVSASKMFKLRSSENADSVLALLRNHGLSETQISKVFRSAPKILQLDPQKILLPKIEFFSSLGISREDLAKAVARKPNLLVMSLQNRIMPTYDFLRSMLLSEKNVVTVIKRSSWIFVEGHRKHLVRNVGLLRELGMPQTCIAFLLTHCSSVLMLNPEKLGKLVGEVKEMGINVENTTFASALDTLCGNNKLVWNRSREAYKKWGWSEDDVLSAFKRCPTCMIMSEQKLMQSMDFLVNKMGWSSGMIAKYPVVMNLSLERRLIPRCSVVKVLLLKGLINENFNLGSVVIPAEKQFLETFVNRYLGKVPQLLSVYQGKVDIQDA